In Desulfatirhabdium butyrativorans DSM 18734, one genomic interval encodes:
- a CDS encoding MFS transporter — translation MKDSLFSWSFTVLCLQFLIVSTLVALFFPLQAYMAGLGFSDGTIGFLLGGDALSAFILQPFITPLITAGYARRWILAGSIAMAIALILEGTLTNVFGFIAARLLQGVGFICIVSGIMVLLVLCIPKTMSGRAFGWISLLRLLPYAAMPAIYDALRLMPQNLDVVIRWASAGCVLIAALLPALNRRITDASPASRQVMSYAVMARCLFDSKLFPVFSAITLLYANYAAIFFFLKGYGLSKGMASIGFFFTVATLVMMAIRLAGSQWFDKWNKYRANGAALLLCAMATGMIVASSTLPVLIAAAFLCGVGWGIAMPLLNALVFDMSAPQYAGLNQNLALLMLQAGFFLGPLIGGKLFSAAGYPAVFIGAALMGALAATCIGWAWRRNNVR, via the coding sequence ATGAAAGATTCCCTGTTCTCCTGGTCCTTCACGGTTCTCTGTCTCCAGTTCCTGATCGTTTCGACACTGGTGGCGCTGTTCTTTCCGTTGCAAGCCTATATGGCCGGTTTGGGTTTTTCCGATGGCACCATCGGCTTTCTTCTGGGCGGCGACGCGCTTTCCGCTTTCATCCTGCAGCCTTTCATCACGCCGCTGATCACGGCCGGATATGCAAGGCGCTGGATTCTTGCCGGATCGATTGCAATGGCCATCGCCCTCATTCTGGAAGGCACACTGACGAACGTATTCGGCTTTATTGCCGCCAGGTTGCTTCAGGGAGTTGGTTTCATCTGCATCGTATCGGGCATCATGGTGCTCCTGGTGCTTTGCATTCCCAAAACCATGAGCGGCAGAGCTTTTGGATGGATTTCCCTGCTTCGCCTCCTTCCTTATGCCGCCATGCCCGCCATATACGATGCGCTCCGGCTCATGCCGCAAAACCTGGACGTCGTCATCCGCTGGGCATCGGCAGGCTGCGTGCTCATTGCGGCGCTGCTTCCCGCCTTGAACCGCAGGATCACCGATGCATCACCTGCCAGTCGGCAGGTGATGTCCTACGCGGTGATGGCACGGTGTTTGTTCGACAGCAAGCTGTTCCCTGTTTTTTCGGCGATTACCCTGCTCTACGCCAACTATGCCGCCATCTTCTTCTTTCTCAAAGGATATGGTCTATCGAAAGGAATGGCCTCGATCGGTTTCTTTTTTACGGTGGCCACCCTGGTCATGATGGCGATCCGCCTCGCAGGCAGCCAGTGGTTTGACAAATGGAATAAATATCGGGCAAATGGGGCGGCACTCCTTCTGTGCGCGATGGCAACAGGCATGATTGTTGCTTCATCCACCCTGCCCGTATTGATCGCCGCCGCCTTCCTGTGCGGTGTGGGATGGGGTATTGCCATGCCCCTGTTGAACGCCCTCGTATTCGATATGTCAGCCCCGCAATACGCCGGTCTGAATCAGAACCTGGCCCTGCTGATGCTGCAGGCCGGTTTCTTTCTGGGGCCGCTGATCGGCGGAAAATTGTTTTCTGCAGCAGGATATCCTGCGGTGTTCATTGGTGCCGCGCTGATGGGCGCTTTGGCCGCCACCTGTATTGGATGGGCTTGGAGAAGAAACAATGTCCGATAA
- a CDS encoding pilus assembly FimT family protein: protein MRRRDGVSGMTLMELVVVMGLIAVLLIGTIPRLMRSEKEADTAQAVRRLGGWISRLREEAVRDGSIYVLSVDLDNRRAWIGRPKSDTSAAFSGVLSKQQRENSPEPVLYISNEISRMTLRFLHDDPVDSGTHEIRFYPQGYGSAAALWLETRNGSGVCLSIEPFLEEPKLTTREVCERSESFRQTETSPKK, encoded by the coding sequence GTGAGACGGCGGGATGGGGTCTCCGGCATGACCCTGATGGAACTGGTCGTGGTCATGGGTTTGATTGCCGTGCTTCTGATCGGAACGATTCCAAGACTGATGCGCTCCGAAAAGGAGGCGGATACGGCTCAGGCCGTGAGGCGTCTCGGCGGATGGATTTCCCGACTCAGGGAGGAAGCGGTTCGCGATGGAAGCATCTACGTTCTATCGGTCGATCTGGACAACCGTCGGGCGTGGATCGGGCGTCCGAAAAGCGATACGTCGGCGGCTTTCTCCGGGGTACTTTCAAAACAACAGCGGGAAAACAGTCCCGAGCCCGTTCTGTATATTTCGAATGAAATCAGCCGGATGACGCTTCGTTTTCTGCATGACGATCCCGTGGATTCCGGCACGCATGAGATTCGCTTTTATCCGCAGGGTTACGGCAGCGCAGCGGCCCTTTGGCTCGAAACGCGCAACGGCAGTGGGGTTTGCCTGAGTATCGAGCCATTTCTGGAAGAGCCGAAGCTGACCACGCGTGAGGTCTGTGAGCGCTCCGAATCGTTCCGGCAAACAGAGACAAGCCCGAAAAAATGA
- a CDS encoding xanthine dehydrogenase family protein molybdopterin-binding subunit, whose protein sequence is MDTPIRLHHSLARNDGRPKACGAERYAADRYPDPYLWAGALRSGIPCGRILSVDTREAADLPGVFRILTASDVPGTNRQGIVHKDMPVLCEDVVRYCGDPIALVLAEDKAALQQALSRIRFEIEPLPAVCSLDEAMAQGAPLVHADRPDNVLAHALIETGDSAAAFERSDIVVEGSFSTPVQAHAFLETECGVARLEEDGGLFMEVSTQSPFRDRFEIAHALGLSYQNIRIVSPPLGGGFGGKDGATVQCLLGLAALNAGGRWVRMQWDREESFRAGYKRHACRMNYRLGATSDGELVALDARLWYDTGAYAHLGAEVMELGMEHAGGPYRIPNTRIEGWCVYTNEPVAGAMRAFGVCQATFGIESMMDMLAQRLRIDPLSLRIRNALHRGERNCAGVRLETSTGIQPCLETIQAHPLWKTRDEWKRQAPRFRKRGVGVVAVWNAAGYGGGVRDAAIAKIELCDDGTFLVHNAVSDMGQGNSCAFFQIAGHILNQDTSRIAVKQPDTRSAYPSGSSSAGRTTYTYGKALITACERMKARLINRAGLVLFLQDDDGIEMEPGRIVHRPSGREVSLQTLARMMQPEERVILSESLAPTCKDVPKTAKGFFIGFPHVIFGYGAHLVRLEIDERTGEAAIIDYLAVTDGGRVLNPAMFEQQIQGGVAQGLGYALMEDFRTRQGHVITEDFTTYLIPASLDTPDIASIAIEADEEESGPFGMKGIGEVAMNGPLPAVANAVADASGRRICEGPITAERILGLT, encoded by the coding sequence ATGGACACGCCGATTCGCCTGCATCACAGCCTGGCCCGAAACGATGGCCGGCCGAAAGCCTGCGGAGCAGAGCGCTACGCCGCAGACCGATATCCCGACCCGTATCTCTGGGCAGGTGCGCTGCGAAGCGGCATCCCATGCGGCAGGATTCTGTCCGTCGATACCCGGGAGGCTGCAGACCTGCCGGGGGTTTTCCGGATTCTGACCGCATCCGATGTCCCCGGAACCAACCGCCAGGGTATCGTCCACAAGGACATGCCCGTGCTCTGCGAAGACGTGGTGCGCTACTGCGGGGACCCCATCGCCCTGGTGCTGGCGGAAGACAAGGCGGCCTTGCAGCAAGCCCTTTCCCGCATCCGTTTCGAAATCGAGCCCCTTCCGGCGGTTTGCAGTCTGGATGAGGCCATGGCCCAAGGCGCTCCGCTTGTCCATGCCGATCGGCCGGACAATGTGCTGGCCCATGCCCTCATTGAAACCGGGGATTCCGCCGCCGCCTTCGAGCGAAGCGATATCGTCGTGGAAGGATCGTTTTCGACCCCGGTCCAGGCTCATGCATTTCTGGAAACCGAATGCGGCGTTGCCCGACTCGAGGAAGACGGGGGGCTTTTCATGGAAGTCTCGACCCAGTCGCCTTTCCGGGACCGCTTCGAAATCGCTCATGCCCTGGGACTTTCGTATCAGAACATCCGGATCGTCTCCCCGCCGCTCGGCGGCGGTTTCGGCGGCAAAGACGGTGCAACGGTGCAATGCCTGCTCGGCCTTGCGGCCCTGAATGCCGGCGGCCGCTGGGTCCGCATGCAATGGGACCGGGAAGAAAGCTTCCGCGCCGGATACAAGCGACACGCCTGCCGCATGAACTATCGTCTCGGTGCAACATCGGATGGCGAGCTCGTCGCGCTCGATGCCCGGCTGTGGTACGATACCGGCGCCTATGCCCATCTGGGCGCAGAGGTCATGGAACTGGGCATGGAACATGCCGGCGGGCCATACCGCATCCCGAACACCCGGATCGAAGGATGGTGTGTCTACACCAATGAACCCGTGGCAGGCGCCATGCGCGCCTTCGGCGTCTGCCAGGCCACCTTCGGCATCGAATCCATGATGGACATGCTCGCCCAGCGACTCCGAATCGATCCGCTTTCCCTTCGCATCCGCAACGCGCTGCACCGGGGAGAGCGAAACTGCGCCGGTGTGCGCCTGGAAACCTCGACAGGCATCCAGCCCTGCCTCGAAACCATTCAGGCCCATCCCCTCTGGAAAACCCGGGATGAATGGAAACGCCAGGCACCCCGGTTTCGGAAACGGGGAGTGGGTGTCGTCGCCGTATGGAACGCAGCGGGTTACGGCGGCGGGGTGCGGGATGCGGCCATTGCCAAGATCGAGCTCTGCGACGATGGTACGTTTCTCGTACACAATGCGGTCTCGGACATGGGACAGGGCAATTCCTGCGCCTTTTTCCAAATCGCGGGCCATATCCTCAACCAGGACACTTCCCGCATCGCCGTCAAACAGCCCGATACACGCTCCGCCTATCCTTCCGGTTCTTCCTCGGCAGGCCGAACCACATACACTTACGGAAAGGCGCTGATCACGGCATGCGAGCGGATGAAAGCCCGCCTGATCAACCGGGCCGGCCTGGTGCTCTTTCTGCAGGATGACGATGGCATCGAGATGGAGCCCGGCCGCATCGTTCACCGGCCATCCGGACGGGAAGTCTCCCTGCAGACACTGGCCCGGATGATGCAGCCTGAAGAACGGGTCATCCTGTCGGAATCCCTGGCGCCAACCTGCAAGGATGTCCCGAAAACCGCAAAGGGATTTTTCATCGGATTTCCCCACGTCATCTTTGGCTACGGTGCACATCTGGTCAGGCTCGAAATCGATGAGCGGACAGGAGAGGCCGCCATCATAGACTATCTCGCCGTCACGGATGGCGGCCGGGTTCTCAATCCCGCCATGTTCGAGCAGCAGATTCAGGGGGGAGTCGCCCAGGGGCTTGGCTATGCCCTGATGGAGGATTTTCGCACCCGGCAAGGACATGTCATCACCGAAGATTTCACGACCTATCTGATCCCGGCCTCCCTCGATACGCCGGACATCGCTTCCATTGCCATCGAGGCCGATGAAGAGGAAAGCGGCCCTTTCGGCATGAAAGGCATCGGCGAGGTCGCGATGAACGGCCCGCTGCCTGCCGTGGCCAATGCCGTCGCCGACGCCTCGGGAAGACGAATCTGTGAAGGGCCGATTACTGCTGAACGCATTCTCGGGCTGACGTGA
- a CDS encoding cation diffusion facilitator family transporter — MKEGFPMTEEQQSNRLRMRSISISVVTAIALLFLKFYGYLLTGSAAILSDALESIINVIASAFAFGSIWLASQPADQNHPYGHGKIESFSAGFEGALIILAAVGIFVSAWPKILKPSMLPHLDTGMLLILSTAIVNLVLGGFLIRIGRKTKSLTLIADGKHVLTDVYSTAGVLIGLLLVRWTGWGMLDGVVACLVGINILFSGLMLVRKAFSGLMNAADPELLAEIARVIHANRRECWIDIHQLRAWTSGLFVHIDFHLILPKDFTLEQSHAEAKTLESILKTHFSGNAGILIHLDPCLNTECPICARFSCPTRSSEALSMPLWTVESMTMEGR; from the coding sequence ATGAAAGAAGGTTTTCCCATGACCGAAGAGCAGCAATCGAATCGTCTTCGAATGAGAAGCATTTCCATTTCGGTGGTCACCGCTATTGCCCTGCTGTTCCTCAAATTCTACGGCTACCTCCTGACGGGATCCGCAGCCATTCTTTCCGATGCCCTCGAATCGATCATCAATGTCATCGCCAGCGCCTTTGCGTTCGGGAGTATCTGGCTGGCCTCCCAGCCCGCAGATCAAAACCATCCCTATGGTCACGGCAAGATCGAATCGTTCAGCGCCGGATTCGAGGGCGCACTGATCATCCTGGCAGCAGTCGGCATCTTTGTGTCGGCCTGGCCCAAAATCCTCAAGCCAAGCATGCTGCCTCATCTCGATACCGGCATGCTCCTGATTCTGAGCACGGCGATCGTGAATCTCGTCCTCGGGGGTTTTCTGATACGCATCGGGCGAAAGACCAAATCGCTGACCCTGATTGCCGATGGCAAACATGTGCTGACGGATGTGTATTCGACTGCCGGCGTGCTGATCGGATTGCTTCTGGTTCGATGGACGGGCTGGGGAATGCTGGACGGAGTCGTGGCCTGCCTGGTGGGCATCAACATTCTGTTTTCGGGTCTGATGTTGGTCCGAAAGGCATTTTCCGGTTTGATGAACGCGGCCGATCCGGAGCTGCTGGCCGAAATCGCCCGGGTCATTCATGCCAATCGCCGGGAGTGCTGGATCGACATTCATCAGCTCCGGGCCTGGACTTCAGGTCTTTTCGTTCACATCGATTTTCACCTGATCCTGCCCAAGGATTTCACCCTTGAGCAATCCCATGCGGAAGCCAAAACATTGGAGTCGATCCTGAAGACGCATTTTTCAGGGAATGCCGGCATTCTGATTCATTTGGATCCGTGCCTCAACACCGAATGCCCCATCTGCGCCCGGTTTTCCTGTCCGACCCGGTCCAGTGAGGCTCTCTCGATGCCATTGTGGACCGTCGAATCCATGACGATGGAAGGTCGATAG
- a CDS encoding type IV pilus modification PilV family protein — protein MMKHSEPIWKSDREIPFSLNCRDVFPHRGFTLLEVLIAVFVAATALLAIWKLHGQVVSLVPNMRFQSVAPLLAEKTLAEIDAMPREKHASGHCDTEDQQPGISCDIQIEWMDDKNWEKIGTSVERIDVRITGPADGDRFQLRAYRFYPINKGKTAAAVSAK, from the coding sequence ATGATGAAGCACAGTGAGCCGATCTGGAAAAGTGACAGGGAGATTCCGTTCTCCCTGAACTGCAGGGATGTGTTTCCGCATCGGGGCTTTACGCTTCTTGAGGTGCTCATTGCCGTTTTTGTTGCGGCTACCGCCCTGCTCGCCATCTGGAAGCTTCATGGGCAGGTGGTTTCGCTGGTCCCAAACATGCGGTTTCAGTCGGTCGCTCCATTATTGGCGGAAAAAACGCTTGCGGAAATCGATGCCATGCCCAGGGAAAAACATGCGTCAGGCCATTGCGACACGGAAGATCAGCAGCCTGGAATTTCCTGCGATATCCAGATTGAATGGATGGATGACAAAAATTGGGAAAAAATCGGCACATCCGTCGAGAGGATCGATGTCCGGATCACAGGCCCGGCAGATGGCGATCGCTTCCAGTTGCGCGCATACCGCTTTTACCCGATCAACAAGGGAAAGACTGCGGCAGCGGTTTCGGCAAAATGA
- a CDS encoding FAD binding domain-containing protein: MRPIFSPQSLPELFSIRNAHPDARLMAGGTDLLVRLRKQPADDRPLILLERIEALQRIETADTEIVIGAGVCFSRIATGECATTEIGVLAQAAATIGGPALRNMATIGGNVCTASPAGDSLPALYVLDASVELASAQGTRIMPVGEFISGPGKTQLGENEILLAIHIPRKRPAWTIQRYEKIGKRKSLAIAVASMAAALHLDENGIVHEARLAWGSVGPTVMRCPEAEEALLGRRLAADAIEAAAAFVPGSVRPIDDIRATAAYRRRVCANLLLRLLDS, from the coding sequence ATGAGGCCGATCTTTTCTCCGCAAAGCCTGCCCGAGCTTTTTTCCATCCGGAATGCCCACCCAGATGCCCGCCTGATGGCCGGCGGAACCGATCTGCTGGTGCGCCTGCGCAAACAACCGGCCGATGATCGGCCCCTGATCCTGCTGGAGCGCATTGAAGCGCTGCAACGCATTGAGACGGCAGACACGGAAATTGTGATCGGCGCCGGGGTTTGCTTCAGCCGGATTGCGACCGGAGAATGCGCAACCACCGAAATCGGCGTTCTCGCTCAGGCCGCCGCCACAATCGGCGGACCGGCCCTCCGCAACATGGCCACCATCGGCGGCAATGTCTGCACGGCATCTCCTGCGGGAGATTCCCTGCCCGCGCTGTACGTTCTCGATGCATCGGTCGAGCTCGCTTCCGCTCAGGGCACAAGGATCATGCCCGTTGGCGAATTCATCTCCGGCCCGGGCAAGACACAGCTTGGCGAGAACGAAATTCTGCTTGCCATCCATATCCCCCGAAAGCGACCGGCCTGGACGATCCAGCGCTACGAAAAAATCGGCAAACGAAAATCGCTGGCTATCGCCGTAGCTTCGATGGCCGCCGCGCTTCACCTCGATGAAAACGGCATCGTTCATGAAGCTCGCCTGGCATGGGGAAGTGTAGGCCCCACCGTAATGCGCTGCCCCGAGGCGGAAGAAGCCCTGCTCGGCCGCAGACTGGCAGCGGATGCAATCGAGGCGGCAGCGGCATTTGTGCCCGGATCGGTCCGGCCCATCGACGACATCCGGGCCACTGCGGCTTACAGGCGCCGCGTCTGCGCCAACCTGTTGCTCCGTTTGCTCGATTCATGA
- a CDS encoding TVP38/TMEM64 family protein, with amino-acid sequence MIPTKKNTWIGKAVVVGLIVIGIFAFRYFELGRYLSLDYLKASQEKFQQLYQSHRFAVIAAYMGIYIAVTALSLPGAAVLTVAGGGLFGLVVGTIAVSFASTIGATLACAVSRFLLQDWVQGKFGDRLATINGGIEKEGAFYLFSLRLVPVFPFFVINLLMGLTKMRLFTFFWVSQIGMLAGTIVYVNAGKELAKIDSLSGILSPGVLVSFAALGLFPITARKLLARYRSSSQKSASKTTDSHTSDVSTMNGNAM; translated from the coding sequence ATGATACCGACAAAAAAGAATACTTGGATCGGCAAGGCGGTCGTGGTTGGTCTTATCGTGATTGGCATTTTCGCCTTCCGATATTTCGAGTTGGGGCGATATCTCTCCCTCGACTACCTCAAGGCGTCCCAGGAGAAATTTCAACAGTTGTACCAGTCGCACCGGTTCGCCGTGATCGCCGCCTACATGGGCATCTATATTGCGGTCACGGCCCTGTCGCTGCCTGGCGCAGCCGTCCTGACCGTGGCAGGTGGTGGGCTGTTTGGTTTGGTCGTCGGAACCATCGCCGTATCGTTTGCCAGCACCATTGGCGCCACACTCGCTTGCGCCGTTTCCCGGTTTCTGCTGCAGGATTGGGTGCAGGGCAAATTCGGCGATCGACTGGCGACCATCAACGGCGGCATCGAAAAGGAGGGCGCTTTTTATCTCTTTTCCCTTCGCTTGGTGCCGGTGTTCCCGTTTTTCGTGATCAACCTGCTGATGGGGCTTACCAAGATGCGACTTTTCACCTTTTTCTGGGTGTCGCAAATCGGCATGCTGGCTGGAACCATTGTTTATGTCAATGCCGGAAAGGAGCTGGCCAAAATCGATTCCCTGTCGGGCATTCTATCCCCCGGCGTGCTGGTTTCCTTTGCAGCGCTGGGCTTGTTTCCGATCACCGCAAGAAAGTTGCTTGCCCGTTACAGGAGCTCATCTCAGAAATCAGCCTCAAAAACGACAGACAGTCATACAAGCGACGTCTCGACCATGAATGGCAATGCCATGTAG
- a CDS encoding XdhC family protein, which yields MSDNFKVLNRIVACCEQGIDAGLAVIVERQGSTPREKGAMLMLDGEGGCVGTIGGGALEQQVVEELANVMVSHAAKIQVFDLLPESFGMPCGGRIKVVLSPIGKDALPVFSALVSRLARGKATTLYAGMKEPGVVRWEISPPLQDMASWFEIPVEAVAELLIFGAGHIAQAMSPMALAADFQVSVLDDRSAFLQDVVLPEEVHAIALSSFEECMASAPAVSETTFVLIATYGHRHDMVVLKQVLDTNAGYIGMVGSLNKRDTIYARLKAEGISDATLSRIHCPVGLPIGAVTPAEIAISILAEMIAHRRKAA from the coding sequence ATGTCCGATAACTTCAAAGTGTTGAACAGGATCGTCGCCTGTTGTGAACAGGGTATCGATGCCGGACTTGCCGTTATCGTGGAGCGGCAGGGCTCCACCCCCCGGGAGAAAGGCGCCATGCTGATGCTCGACGGTGAAGGCGGGTGTGTCGGCACCATCGGCGGTGGTGCGCTCGAGCAGCAAGTCGTTGAAGAGCTGGCCAACGTCATGGTGTCGCATGCGGCAAAGATTCAGGTTTTCGATCTGCTTCCCGAAAGCTTTGGCATGCCCTGCGGCGGGCGAATCAAGGTGGTGCTCTCACCGATCGGAAAGGATGCGCTGCCGGTTTTTTCCGCACTGGTCAGCCGGCTGGCCAGAGGAAAGGCTACCACCCTGTATGCAGGCATGAAAGAGCCCGGCGTTGTGCGCTGGGAGATTTCTCCGCCACTGCAGGATATGGCGTCCTGGTTTGAAATACCGGTAGAAGCCGTGGCAGAGCTGTTGATTTTCGGCGCCGGGCATATCGCGCAGGCCATGAGCCCGATGGCTCTTGCCGCCGACTTTCAGGTGAGTGTACTGGACGATCGCAGCGCCTTTCTCCAGGATGTCGTTTTGCCAGAGGAAGTGCATGCCATTGCCCTTTCATCCTTCGAGGAATGCATGGCAAGCGCTCCGGCCGTATCCGAAACGACATTCGTGTTGATCGCCACCTATGGTCATCGGCACGATATGGTCGTGCTGAAACAGGTACTCGATACGAATGCGGGCTATATCGGAATGGTCGGCAGCCTCAACAAACGCGATACCATCTATGCCAGGCTGAAAGCCGAAGGCATCAGCGATGCAACGCTTTCGCGTATCCATTGTCCTGTCGGGCTGCCCATCGGCGCCGTGACGCCGGCTGAAATCGCCATCAGTATCCTTGCCGAAATGATCGCCCATCGCAGAAAAGCGGCATGA
- the gnd gene encoding decarboxylating NADP(+)-dependent phosphogluconate dehydrogenase, whose product MGKKADIAVVGLGVMGENLILNMASNGFTVACYNRTTSKVDAFVDGRAAGKNIIGCHSIGELITTLKRPRKLMLMIQAGKAVDEFIASVLSFLDTGDVIIDGGNSHFMDTARRMREVESNGLYYVGAGISGGEQGALTGPSIMPGGSAEAWHIVRPIFQTICAFTGDGSPCCDWVGEGGAGHFVKMVHNGIEYGDMQLICETYQIMKDGLGLSNREMADVFGRWNQGPLASYLIAITSHILTHQDGDGRATVDRILDVAAQKGTGKWTVVTALNVGQPLTLIGEAVFARCLSALKDERVAASRIFWGPPARFQGDRAAAIDDLEQALYASKIVSYAQGYQLMRAVAAEQGWHLNYGGIALMWRGGCIIRSVFLRDIKQAFDADPDLVNLMLAPFFKTAIENAQAGWRRTAALAIHLGIPAPAIGAALAYYDGYRTARLPANLLQAQRDYFGAHTYERVDKPRGLFFHTHWNGNREATASKTPLA is encoded by the coding sequence ATGGGGAAAAAAGCCGATATCGCTGTGGTCGGATTGGGGGTGATGGGGGAGAATCTGATTCTCAACATGGCAAGCAATGGCTTTACCGTCGCTTGCTACAACCGCACCACCAGCAAGGTCGATGCCTTTGTCGACGGACGGGCCGCCGGAAAGAACATTATCGGATGTCACAGTATCGGAGAGCTCATCACAACCTTGAAACGGCCGCGTAAGCTCATGCTCATGATTCAGGCAGGAAAAGCCGTGGACGAGTTCATCGCTTCGGTACTGTCTTTCCTGGATACCGGAGACGTGATCATCGACGGCGGCAATTCTCATTTCATGGACACCGCCCGCCGCATGCGGGAGGTGGAAAGCAACGGTCTCTATTATGTCGGTGCCGGAATTTCCGGGGGCGAGCAGGGCGCCCTCACAGGTCCGTCCATCATGCCGGGAGGGTCAGCGGAGGCATGGCACATCGTCCGACCGATTTTCCAGACCATCTGCGCCTTCACGGGCGACGGCTCGCCATGTTGCGACTGGGTCGGCGAGGGCGGGGCCGGTCATTTCGTGAAGATGGTGCACAACGGCATCGAATACGGTGATATGCAGTTGATCTGCGAGACCTACCAGATCATGAAAGACGGACTCGGACTTTCCAACCGGGAAATGGCGGATGTCTTCGGCCGGTGGAACCAAGGCCCGCTGGCATCCTATTTAATCGCTATCACCAGCCATATCTTGACGCATCAGGATGGGGACGGTCGAGCGACCGTCGATCGAATTCTCGATGTGGCAGCACAGAAGGGGACCGGCAAATGGACAGTCGTTACGGCCCTGAATGTAGGACAACCCTTGACCCTGATCGGAGAGGCGGTCTTTGCGCGCTGCCTGTCAGCGCTCAAGGATGAGCGCGTTGCGGCATCCCGCATTTTCTGGGGGCCGCCTGCGCGTTTTCAGGGAGACAGAGCAGCGGCGATCGACGATCTCGAACAGGCGCTGTATGCGTCCAAGATCGTCTCGTACGCCCAGGGATACCAGCTCATGAGGGCCGTGGCTGCAGAGCAGGGCTGGCATCTCAACTACGGCGGCATCGCCTTGATGTGGCGCGGCGGATGTATTATCCGCTCGGTATTCCTCCGTGACATCAAACAAGCCTTTGACGCCGATCCAGACCTGGTGAACCTGATGCTGGCCCCGTTTTTCAAAACGGCCATCGAAAACGCTCAAGCCGGTTGGCGCCGCACTGCAGCATTGGCGATCCATCTGGGAATTCCGGCACCGGCGATCGGCGCCGCACTGGCCTATTACGACGGATACCGCACGGCCCGGCTTCCCGCGAATCTGCTCCAGGCACAACGGGACTATTTCGGCGCACACACCTATGAGCGCGTCGACAAGCCCCGGGGCTTGTTTTTTCACACCCATTGGAACGGTAACCGTGAAGCCACCGCCTCTAAGACTCCTTTAGCATAA
- a CDS encoding (2Fe-2S)-binding protein, translating to MTHRLHFTLNGQAISHPCDPDCRVIDLLREQMGLTGTKEGCGTGECGACTILVDGTPKLACLMVAAQLDGKSVETVESLEKSEEGRKILQAFVEHGAVQCGFCTPGMEMASLAMLRSGRPLDRMAIRSGLSGNLCRCTGYVKIVDAVAQACKGTDR from the coding sequence ATGACCCATCGATTGCATTTTACGTTGAATGGCCAGGCGATCAGCCACCCGTGTGACCCCGACTGCCGGGTGATCGATCTGTTGCGGGAGCAGATGGGTCTCACCGGCACCAAGGAAGGCTGCGGTACGGGCGAATGCGGGGCTTGCACCATCCTGGTGGATGGCACGCCCAAACTGGCCTGTCTGATGGTTGCGGCGCAATTGGACGGAAAATCGGTGGAAACGGTCGAGTCACTCGAGAAGAGCGAGGAAGGCCGAAAAATTCTCCAGGCGTTTGTCGAACACGGCGCTGTTCAGTGCGGCTTTTGCACCCCCGGAATGGAAATGGCATCCCTGGCCATGCTCCGCTCCGGCAGGCCGCTCGACAGGATGGCGATCCGCTCGGGGCTATCCGGTAACCTGTGCCGGTGCACCGGATATGTCAAGATCGTGGATGCCGTGGCACAGGCATGCAAAGGAACGGACAGATGA
- the gspG gene encoding type II secretion system major pseudopilin GspG produces MNRSVSLSPAYRRWTKRSSWAEKGGGFTLIELMVVIVILGILALYVAPKIMGRPDEARQVKAKMDIAAIETALKLYKLDNGVYPTTEQGLQALVQRPDSSPVPRNWRKGGYLEKGKVPKDPWGNPYVYLSPGVSSDYDIICYGADGLPGGEGADRDITSRDTE; encoded by the coding sequence ATGAACAGGAGTGTTTCTCTCAGCCCGGCATACCGCCGATGGACGAAACGATCATCATGGGCCGAAAAGGGCGGCGGTTTTACCCTGATCGAGCTCATGGTGGTGATCGTGATCCTCGGCATTCTGGCATTGTATGTGGCGCCGAAGATCATGGGACGGCCGGACGAGGCCAGACAGGTCAAGGCGAAGATGGACATTGCGGCCATCGAGACGGCGCTCAAGCTCTACAAGCTCGACAACGGAGTCTACCCCACGACGGAGCAGGGCCTCCAGGCCCTGGTGCAGCGGCCCGACTCCTCTCCTGTCCCCCGCAACTGGCGAAAAGGCGGATACCTCGAAAAAGGCAAGGTGCCGAAAGATCCCTGGGGGAACCCCTACGTCTATCTGTCTCCAGGGGTATCGAGCGACTACGACATCATCTGCTACGGAGCGGACGGGCTTCCCGGCGGCGAGGGCGCGGACCGGGACATCACATCGAGGGATACGGAGTGA